Proteins encoded within one genomic window of Gammaproteobacteria bacterium:
- a CDS encoding dihydroorotate dehydrogenase electron transfer subunit yields YVTDLGRAYLSALSQEELAEVEIFSCGPHPMLEACARLAQEFSLDCQVSLEEYMACAVGGCAGCVVEVQTDTGPAMKRVCVDGPIFKANQVFPETALS; encoded by the coding sequence GCTATGTTACCGACCTCGGCCGCGCTTATTTAAGCGCGTTGTCGCAAGAAGAATTGGCTGAAGTTGAAATATTTAGTTGCGGGCCTCATCCGATGTTAGAAGCTTGCGCCAGGCTGGCACAAGAGTTTTCTCTTGATTGCCAGGTATCACTAGAAGAGTATATGGCTTGCGCGGTGGGCGGTTGTGCCGGCTGTGTCGTCGAAGTACAAACCGATACCGGCCCAGCCATGAAACGAGTCTGCGTCGATGGCCCGATCTTTAAGGCAAACCAGGTCTTTCCAGAAACTGCCCTCAGCTAA